Below is a window of Planctomycetes bacterium MalM25 DNA.
CGCGCTCGACCCGATCAGCCAGCCCGCGCTGTTCCTCGCCACGGGGGACGAGGACCCGCAGGTCCGCGTCGAGGCGCTCTACGCCCTCGGCCGGCTGGCCGAGCTGAACCGCCTGCGGACGCCGATCGCCCCCGCGATGGCCGCCGCCGCCGCCCTCGAGCCGGGCCGGGCGGGCGACGCCGGCCGCTGGGCCTACCAGCAGATGCGGGGCGGCCCGCTCACGGTCGCCGGCGCGAAACACCTGCTCGACGGGGCGATCACCGAGCTGCTCGGCGGCCCCGTCCTGTTCTCCGAAGCGGCCGCGATCGACGACCGCCTCGCCCTCCGCCTCGCCGCCCGGCTGGCGGAAGATCGGGCGGAGATCGACCCGTCCGACTCCCGCGCGGCGCGCACCGCGTTGTTGTTGAAACTTGAATCGGGCGAAGCCGATCCCGAAGCGGCGAACTCGGAGGCCGACCTGTCGAGCCTGCTCACCGCGGCGCTCGATAAACGGCTGCACCGGGCCGCACGGCTCGCCTGCGAAACGCTCGGGGGGCGGGCGGACAGCGCCGCGCTGCTGACCGGCGACGGCCGACTCGCCCCGCTGGCGGTGGCGCTCGAAGCGGCGCACCCCGCGGTCCGCTTCGCCGCGGTCGAGGCGGTCCTCAAGATCAACCCGCGGTCCCCCTTCCCGGGATCGAGCCGCGTGGCGGACGCGCTGCTGCACTTCGCCACGGCGACGGGCGACGACGCCGCGGTCGTGGCCTACCCGCAGCTCGCGAAGGCGGGTCAGGCGGCCGGCTGGCTGCTCGGCTCGGGCTACACCGCGACCCCCGCTCACCGGGGCGCCGACCTGGTGCGGATCGCGACCGAGTCGCCCGACACGGTGCTCGTGATGCTCGACCTCTCGGTCAGCCTGCCGGACGCCCGCGAGACGCTCTTCCGCCTCCGCCGCTCGCCCGCGACGGCCCTCACGCCGGTCGCGCTGCTCGCGGCGGACGGCCGGTTCGGCGAAGCGCAGCGGGTCGCCGAGGAGCACGGCGGCGAAGCCGCCGGCGTGGTCGCCTCGCCACGCCCGCACACCGCCGAGGCGACGGCCTCCCTCGCCGAGCGGCTCGGCGCGACGCTCCCCGCCGACTGGCCGACCGCCGAGCAGCGCCTCGCCCAAGCGACCGCGGCGCGGGAAGCGTTGGCCCAGCTGATCGAAGAGGGGCCCGCGTTCTATGGCCTCGATCGCCGCACCGAGGGGGTGATGAGCGTCGTCGCGATGACCCAGCCCACGGCCGCGATGCCGACGCTCGTCGAGATCGGCACGCCCGAGAGTCAGCTCCGACTGCTCGACCTAGCGAGCTACGAGGCCCGCCCTCTCGACCAACGCCAAGCGGCCGCCGAGGCCTTCGGGCAGAGCGTCGAGCGGCACGGCGTGCTGCTCACCACCGACCAGATCCGCCGGCAGTACGACCGCTACAACGCGAGCGCCAAAGCCCCCGCCGAAACGCAGGCGGTGCTGGGCGGGCTGCTCGACACCCTGGAGGGCGCGCGCGAATGAGCCGCATACTCCAGCCCCCCACCGGCGGCGGCGCGGCGACCCTGCCCGGCCTGATCGGCTCGAGCGAGGCGATGCAGGAGGTCTACCGGACCACCCGCCAGGCCGCGTCGAGCCGCGCCTCGGTCCTGTTGCTCGGCGAGACCGGCACCGGCAAGGAGCTGATCGCGCACGCGCTGCACCAGCTGGGCGAACGCCGCAACCGGCCGTTCGTGCGGGTGAACTGCGGCGCGCTCAGCGAGAACCTGCTGGAGAGCGAGCTGTTCGGCCACGTCCGTGGCTCGTTCACCGGGGCGATCGACAACCGCACGGGCCGCTTCGAGGCCGCCCACTCCGGCACGATCTTCCTGGACGAGATCAACTCGACCACGCCGCTGCTGCAGGTCAAGCTGCTCCGTGTCTTACAAGAGCGTGAGTTCGAGCGCGTCGGCGACACGCAGACGATCCGTGTCGATACGCGCGTGGTGGCGGCCAGCAACCGCGACCTGGCCGAAGAGTCCGCCGAGGGGAACTTCCGCGAGGACCTGTATTACCGGCTGAACGTCGTGCCGATCTGGCTTCCGCCGCTGCGGCAGCGTCGCGAGGACATCCCGCAGCTCGTGACGCATTTCTTGAATGCGTACAATGAAGAGAACGACCGCTACGTCGTGCACATCGACCCGCGCGCGATGGAAGCCCTGCAGGACTACGCCTGGCCGGGCAACGTCCGCGAGCTGCAGAACTACGTCGAGCGGGCGGTCGTGATGGCGTCGGG
It encodes the following:
- the zraR_10 gene encoding Transcriptional regulatory protein ZraR gives rise to the protein MSRILQPPTGGGAATLPGLIGSSEAMQEVYRTTRQAASSRASVLLLGETGTGKELIAHALHQLGERRNRPFVRVNCGALSENLLESELFGHVRGSFTGAIDNRTGRFEAAHSGTIFLDEINSTTPLLQVKLLRVLQEREFERVGDTQTIRVDTRVVAASNRDLAEESAEGNFREDLYYRLNVVPIWLPPLRQRREDIPQLVTHFLNAYNEENDRYVVHIDPRAMEALQDYAWPGNVRELQNYVERAVVMASGDELTWELLPPVVRGESNAPRGAFRRMDFESLAVQLVEEGLAKADDESNDLHGRVVDRVEREVIAQVLSRCDGVQIKAAQRLGINRNTLHKKIKDYGLDGGENGAKAAS